The genomic interval gtgaacagaacagaactgctATTGTCTCTCTACTGACCCACTCAGGTGTTGAAACCACTCCATTTCTTCTAAAACACCCCTCAATCAGGGAGTACTTTATTATGATATCAGACTCTCAGACTATTTAATTAGAGGTTCATATCTCACATCTGTTTGTTTGTTGTGTATTCACACATAATATGGAAAATGGTGTGAAAGACATTGTTCAACAATTACCTACATCATTCTACATTTTCAAAGGCATAATTTAACAAACAAGCAAGGCTACTTTATCTATCCCAACAGGTATATGGTTAAGTAGGATGTAGAGTTAAGGAGAGATATCATTTGTATTGCCTTTCATTCTTGCTGAAATTGATCCTTCTGAAGGAGATTAGAGTAGTGTGTGCTGTAATCTGAGTCACATGTGACCAGGAAGAGTAGTTAGCTAAAATATCTCACAGAAATAGACTTAGCCACGATACCCTGACTGTGATATAAAAAGGTTTagaaaggtgtgtgtgagagagagtttgATAGGGAGACAATAGATTATGTGAAACggattataataattgattagcTAAGTTTTATTTGTGGATAATTAGATAAGAACATGTGAAATAGGAATGTGTGGAATTATCAAAGTACCCAAGTGTAATTAATGaagttgttttgtatttatttttaacagagagagagaaaggttttCTACTACCAACTTCTATTACTACCTTGGACTCCTTCATCCTTACAATGCCAAAGAGTGACACATGGCCGGGTGGTGTCGCCATAGAGACAATGAATGGCATGGACAGTGCAGGCAGCTGTGACAGTGTTGTCAGCATGAACTCTGGATTTGTAAGTACATTTGTTATCCTCACATTTCTCAAGGTATATTCCTGAACCTGCAAAATAAGTTTtgctaaatacattttatgacaAATGACTGCGTCTCACATAGAACTAAACAGCTCAGAATGAACTGAATTGACAATACCGTAAGCGTGTTGTGGGGTTTTAAGTGTTTTTAAATTGGTCTTGTGTGTCTTGCAGAGTGACAATAGCTTTGAGCACCTGTCTGCTGAGGAGAGGGCATGTCTCATGTTCTTGGAAGAGACCATAGAGTCCCTAGAGACTGAGGAGGACAGTGGACTATCCAATGATGAGCCTGACCGCCTGCCCACCCCTGGCAATGTGGCCACCAAGATGGCCCACCTCTCTGCCTCCATGGGCCAAAACAAACTCAACAGTGAGTGACCTGCCCAGGAGGGAATTAGATCCTCTTGAATATCGAAAGCATCTAATGAGAATTCTGTTTCTCTTTCAGATGTATCAAAATATCCCAGAGAGCAGAACGGTTACCTGGTTCCTACTCCGTTCATCCTGGCCAACAGCACCTCCTGCATCCTGCCAAAGGCTAGGCCAGGCATACCCCAAGATAAGGAGAACTCTCTCTCAAAGCCCCAGGTCACTGCCTTGGACAACATGCCATGTCAGGGCAACCACCCTTGTTTACCCCCTGAGGTCAATGTTGTTGTGATTCCCCCTCCGTCAAAGCCCAAAGACTACCCTGGTCAGAGACCACCTCCTTCACCAAGAGGCCCTCTGTCCTATGAAGCCCTAGTGCATCTGAGGAAGAGTGCCTCCATGAAGAGAACCCCTCAAAGTCCCACAGCTGAGACCAGAGACTGGAACAGGCAGCCCTCTGCATCAGACATACCCATTCACCCGCATCATGGAAGCACACCCAGAGGCCGCTCAGTCACCCCAGCCCAAGGGATACTCCCCCGGGAGCCCAGCAAGCACAAGGCCAGTCCTCCAGACGTGTTCCCCAAAAAAAACAAAATCCCTTCCCACATTGCTGTGAATACCCAAAGGGATACTGCTAACCCCACTACAGACTCCAGTGCCCCTTCCTTGGGCTCATTGCCCAGGGACAGGCGTTTGTCGGACCCACAGAAGGTGAGAAATGATGCCTTACAAAAGCTGGGGCTCCTGAGAGACAATAATGAGTCCCAACCTGAGCCTGTTACGCCCCTGTGCACCTCCAAATCTCACTCCTCCTTGGAACTAACTTCAGCCCGTGTGGGAGTCAAAGCTCCACCTCATGGTAACCCAACAAGAAGCCAGCCCTCAACTACCTCCCAGGGACCCAGAGAATCTAACAGCAGGCCAGTAAAAAGCAGCAGCAGCTTCCTCCATCGCTCTAGTGAGGAGCAGCCCACCGCCCCCCTCTCACACCCGTCCAAACCCAGTGGGGTCAAAGCTGCCACCCTGGAGCGCTCAGGGGTGGGGCTTGGGAGCTACATGGCCGACCATGGGATACATTCCGATCCCCGCTCCGCCACCCTGGGCAGCCAGAGGGAGGGTGGACGTTGCACCCCATCTGCTCCCAACAAAGCCTCAGAACAGGTGGAAACAACCCCCGCTGCTCAGCCAGTGTTCCCCCACAAGACCCTGCACTGCCCAGGCTTCAGTGTGGTGATGATGCCCAGCATGGGAGAAGACAGACGAGAGGCACTTAGGAAGCTGGGGCTGCTGAAAGACTAGGCCCGGAGAGAAGGCAGCCAAAATATCTGCCCAGTGGATAAACAGATATACAGAGGGTATCAAATGAAACACACTTCCACCACCTTAGGGAGGGAAGCAGACAAAAGTGGCGATTGAACCGATTTCTGTAAATATTTTGAGCATTGAACATGCTGGCTTTTCAGGAAAGACTGGCCTCTTTCTTCCGTTTCTCTCTTTAAGAGAGTACTGCAGTTTAATTTACTCAGTAGTGCCGGGCAATTAACTGTCATTTAGTTTCAAtaatttgaattccattttgttcagtttttttcttcttctgtaaGCTCAATATAAACATTGCACAGTTTCTCTAGCGATAAAGCAGatcaagcctgaactgtgtgaagcCTGAACTGAACTGTggagagttgtagtttccaacaggccaatattctacatagttacggccaatattctacatagaaaacatggtaattaactacaatgatgATAATCCATTGCGCCTACTTGTccgtctgtgtgtttgttttacgcCTGTTACGTTGCGTTAGTGTGTGGCAGACACAGAGGGcaagagaagagacagaagaatgctcGATCAGAAGGGATAGAGAGTAGTTGCTTCAGGAGTTATATCTACCTAAAAATATTTGATCTAAgtaagccttatttactttgaagaactactaaaatagtgattaagtcagacagcataggcagcagctatATATaaaccgaaccgacctcaaaaagcactaatttaCTGTTACCGCAATTTAATTTTCATGTCAGTTGTTTAACAACattatatttttacattgtttttctatgattttgttgTCGCAGAATCAGTCACTGAACACTCTTTTAAAGCAGATCAGAGAAGTGTCTATCATAATTATTCACCCCCTTACATGTAGTTGCTTTACAAAGTGGGATTTAAAGGGATTTATTGTGATTTTTTTCTCATTGATCTACAGAAAATACTCTATAACatcaaagtgaaaagaaaattatataaatgtttacaaataaacaaaaatacataACTAAAATGTATTGGttatataagtattcaacccatatgttatggaaagcctaagtaataattcaaccacaaagaccagagaggttttccaatgccttgcaaagaagggcaccaattggtagatgggtaaaaaaaaaagcagacactgaatatcctttTAAGCATGGTGaggttattaattaggctttggatggtgtatcaatacattaagtcactacaaagatacaggcgcctTCCTAACtgagttgccagagaggaaggaaactgctcagggatttcaccatgccaatggggattttaaaatagttacagaggataatggctgtgatagaagaaaactgaggatggattaacattattgtagttactccacaatactaacctaaatgacagagtgaaaagaagaaagcctgtacagaaaaatATGTCAAAGGAATTAACTTTTTGTTTTGAATACAAACCGCTATgtgtggggcaaatccaacacatctctgagtgccactctccatattttcaaacatggtggtggctg from Salvelinus alpinus chromosome 2, SLU_Salpinus.1, whole genome shotgun sequence carries:
- the LOC139558255 gene encoding specifically androgen-regulated gene protein-like, which translates into the protein MPKSDTWPGGVAIETMNGMDSAGSCDSVVSMNSGFSDNSFEHLSAEERACLMFLEETIESLETEEDSGLSNDEPDRLPTPGNVATKMAHLSASMGQNKLNNVSKYPREQNGYLVPTPFILANSTSCILPKARPGIPQDKENSLSKPQVTALDNMPCQGNHPCLPPEVNVVVIPPPSKPKDYPGQRPPPSPRGPLSYEALVHLRKSASMKRTPQSPTAETRDWNRQPSASDIPIHPHHGSTPRGRSVTPAQGILPREPSKHKASPPDVFPKKNKIPSHIAVNTQRDTANPTTDSSAPSLGSLPRDRRLSDPQKVRNDALQKLGLLRDNNESQPEPVTPLCTSKSHSSLELTSARVGVKAPPHGNPTRSQPSTTSQGPRESNSRPVKSSSSFLHRSSEEQPTAPLSHPSKPSGVKAATLERSGVGLGSYMADHGIHSDPRSATLGSQREGGRCTPSAPNKASEQVETTPAAQPVFPHKTLHCPGFSVVMMPSMGEDRREALRKLGLLKD